TGGACGAATTATATCCGCCTACCGGGGGCATCTATTAAGATATTGATATGAAAAGAATTTCGCAGGAAAGTATCTACAAGAAAGAGGAAACACCGGCTTTTGCACGAAAAAGTCGCCGCCCTTCTTTGCACAAAAAAAACGTATCGTCTGTTCCGGAGCGAGGGACGCCGCGTCGCCGTAGTTCACATAGCCATCATCGCAGTCACAAGAAAAACAACAGAGCCTGGTTGGTTGTCATCAGCGTGTTGGTTGTGGTTGGCGTGGTATATGCGCTGTTTTTGGGTCGGACATTGATTCGTTCACACGACAGCCAAGGAAAAGCAAAGCAGGCCGATGCTGCGACAGGATCCGTTGCAGAAACGATTGAATCTGCAGCAAAGGTATTCACCGTCGAGGATAGTCGACGACAGGAAATACGATCGCTGATCAATGATAATACCGATGTGAATTCGAAGCTTATTCGGGCAGATAAATTATTAGAACAGGGAGACGCAGATCGAGCCGTCGGGGTTTTACAAGCCGCGCTGCGGCTTCATCCTCATCATTTAGCATTAAACTATGCCTATGCCCGTGCTTTGTGTGCAGAGCGTGAATACGACCTTGCGCTGAAGCATTTTTTATTTGTTCTGCAGGTGAAGCCCGATGATGTGCAGGCTAGAGTCGATTTGGCGGAGATGCTGCTGGACGTACAGGAGTATGAACTGGCTTCGGATGTAGCGGACTGGGCTATTGATGAGGATGAATATCTTTTGCAAGCGCAGAAAGTGGCCGCCCTGGCCAAAATCAATAGCGACAACAATGCCGATGCCGCGCTTCACCTGCGCAAAATATTGATGATCGACAGCGGTAATGTATTTGCCCAGAGCACGCTTGGCGATGTGTACCGTCGGCAGGGGGTACATGATAAATCCATACAAATGTTTACAGGACTTATTGATGCGGGGGTGACTGATTCGGCGGTGTATTACAACCTAGCAGTCTCGTACGCCGCACTGCGGGACGCAGTTCATGCTCTCGGGGTCTTAAACAAGGCGGCGAATCAGTTTGGAAATTCTTTTGTGAGCTCCTGGATTAACAGTCGGGATTTCGATGGAATCCGATTGAACCCCGCCTTTCAGGATTTTGTAAATCAGCTGTGATCAGCGAATTATTTATTTAGGAGAATCGATGTTGCTTCGTACGATTGTGATGGTCTTGTTACTTGCGTTGCTCGCCTGCGGTTGCGTATCGACGCGCATGAATAGAAACGTGCGGGCAGATGTGTCCTCGATACAGCAGTGGCTTTGCTACTATGGTAAAGATCGAGCGGCACTTGATGCGGCCGACTACGAAATGTTTATCCTGGATCGGGGCAATTTCGGGGAGTTAGTGAAGAGTGATAAAGCCGGGCGGATTTTCTTGGGATACATCAGTGCAGGTGAGGCGGAAGACTACAGACCCTATTGGGATACCATCAAGTCTGCGGACTGGGTTCTGGAAGAAAACAAAAACTGGCCGGGTGCGCGACTGGTCGATACGGGTGCTCCGGAATGGTACGAAGAGGTGGTCGGACCTCTGGCTGCCGATATCACAAGCGCGGGGTATGATGGATATTTTTTAGATACCCTGGACAGCATAGAAACACTGAAGACGGTCGCGCCTGAAAAATACGAAGGAGCGTGCGACGGGCTGGTTGCATTGATTCGTCGTTTAAGGGAGACGCATCCTGATGCGGTGATTGTAGTAAATCGCGGTTTTACGATATTGCCACGTATCGTCGCATACATTGACGGGGTGCTGATTGAAGGCGTGCGCTCTTCCTATAATTTCTCGGAAAAACGTTCCCGGTTATTGACGGAAAGTGATCAGAAATGGATGGATAGCCAGCTGGCAATGATCAAGGAGCTGAAGCGTCCCATCTTTGCGTTGGACTATATGGATCCACCCAATGCGGCCGAATCGGAACAGGTATTCAAAGAACTTATCGCATTGGGAACAAATCCATTGATTTCTACCGTGGATCTTATGCACTATATGCCTCCGGATGTATGGCGCGAATCAGGAGGAGAGTGATGGTGAATAGA
The Spartobacteria bacterium DNA segment above includes these coding regions:
- a CDS encoding tetratricopeptide repeat protein, whose protein sequence is MKRISQESIYKKEETPAFARKSRRPSLHKKNVSSVPERGTPRRRSSHSHHRSHKKNNRAWLVVISVLVVVGVVYALFLGRTLIRSHDSQGKAKQADAATGSVAETIESAAKVFTVEDSRRQEIRSLINDNTDVNSKLIRADKLLEQGDADRAVGVLQAALRLHPHHLALNYAYARALCAEREYDLALKHFLFVLQVKPDDVQARVDLAEMLLDVQEYELASDVADWAIDEDEYLLQAQKVAALAKINSDNNADAALHLRKILMIDSGNVFAQSTLGDVYRRQGVHDKSIQMFTGLIDAGVTDSAVYYNLAVSYAALRDAVHALGVLNKAANQFGNSFVSSWINSRDFDGIRLNPAFQDFVNQL